Proteins encoded by one window of Dietzia sp. B32:
- a CDS encoding aldehyde dehydrogenase family protein: MTRTPTARDLTLAQILERQQQAFLAEPQPGVKIRRDRILRLKQLVLDNAAELTEAIREDYGSRPETFSTITDIASSIPDLDHQRGNIKKWMKPTRISRALDAVGFSQQVRHDPKGVVGIIGPWNFPLYLTIVPAGSALGAGNRVMIRPSSVTANTTEVLCRRAPEYFAVDELAIAGPEHGRGSDFSVLPFDHLFFTGSPGVGKSVAKDAAENLTPVTLELGGKNPVFVDSSADIDRAARSIASSRLVNGGQVCMCPDYVFVPEDRLDAFCDTVLDQWRTTLPAIVGNPEYTATINTSNYERIVGLIDDAVAKGAVKRDAAPAGERLPDPVVRKIAPTLLTGVTPDMEIDSDEVFGPVLTVFGYSGLDEAIRYVNNRPSPLVLYWYGDRNDRFETVADRTRSGNIYGNDFGIGMASSAIPFGGVGNSGMGGYHGHYGFRTFTHERAVAHHSFDFNASELMVPPFTKGKKRIASGYLGAMQVRTRLKL, from the coding sequence ATGACCAGAACCCCCACCGCGCGCGACCTCACGCTCGCGCAGATTCTCGAGCGGCAGCAGCAGGCGTTCCTCGCCGAGCCCCAGCCGGGCGTGAAGATCCGCCGGGACCGGATCCTGCGACTCAAGCAGCTCGTCCTCGACAACGCCGCCGAGCTGACCGAAGCGATCCGCGAGGACTACGGCTCGCGACCGGAGACGTTCTCCACCATCACCGACATCGCCTCGTCCATCCCGGATCTGGACCACCAGCGCGGCAACATCAAGAAGTGGATGAAGCCCACGCGGATCTCCCGCGCCCTGGACGCGGTCGGGTTCTCACAGCAGGTCCGCCACGACCCCAAGGGCGTCGTGGGCATCATCGGCCCCTGGAACTTCCCCCTGTACCTGACGATCGTTCCGGCGGGATCCGCGCTCGGCGCCGGCAACCGGGTGATGATCCGGCCGTCGTCGGTCACCGCGAACACCACCGAGGTGCTGTGCCGGCGGGCGCCCGAGTACTTCGCCGTGGACGAGCTGGCCATCGCGGGTCCCGAGCACGGCCGGGGCTCCGACTTCTCCGTGCTCCCGTTCGACCACCTGTTCTTCACCGGATCGCCGGGGGTCGGCAAGTCCGTGGCCAAGGACGCGGCCGAGAACCTCACGCCCGTCACGCTGGAACTGGGCGGCAAGAACCCCGTCTTCGTCGACAGTAGTGCCGACATCGACCGGGCGGCGCGCAGCATCGCCTCGTCCCGCCTCGTCAACGGTGGCCAGGTGTGCATGTGCCCGGACTACGTCTTCGTCCCCGAGGACCGCCTGGACGCGTTCTGCGACACCGTGCTCGACCAGTGGCGGACCACCCTCCCGGCCATCGTCGGCAACCCCGAGTACACGGCGACCATCAACACCTCGAACTACGAGCGGATCGTCGGGCTGATCGACGACGCCGTGGCGAAGGGGGCCGTCAAGCGGGACGCCGCGCCGGCCGGGGAGCGCCTGCCCGACCCGGTCGTCCGCAAGATCGCGCCCACCCTGCTCACCGGCGTGACCCCGGACATGGAGATCGACTCCGACGAGGTGTTCGGCCCCGTCCTGACGGTCTTCGGGTACTCCGGCCTCGACGAGGCGATCCGCTACGTCAACAACCGGCCGAGCCCGCTGGTCCTGTACTGGTACGGGGACAGGAACGACCGCTTCGAGACCGTCGCCGACCGCACCCGCTCCGGCAACATCTACGGCAACGACTTCGGGATCGGCATGGCCTCGTCGGCCATCCCCTTCGGTGGCGTCGGCAACTCGGGGATGGGCGGCTACCACGGCCACTACGGGTTCCGGACGTTCACCCACGAGCGGGCGGTGGCGCACCACTCGTTCGACTTCAACGCGTCGGAGCTTATGGTCCCGCCGTTCACCAAGGGCAAGAAGCGGATCGCCTCGGGTTACCTGGGGGCGATGCAGGTACGGACGAGGCTCAAGCTGTAG
- a CDS encoding cell wall metabolism sensor histidine kinase WalK has translation MREDGIPADSGPPAQKVSEVLRRKSRSMLILVVVIALLGPALLLVQFYFSQRTSTVYTPAVDTTSRLVIAMRWAQSDLRMDRAYGLPGAEDRLRVRETDSREALAELQRLVGDDDAFSPALGKLTAASESWWRYADTVVGTTPELAAGESPLSQQENIDAVMDFTAMVTAADTLLSAAKDKRAEMRDWRTVTLWSGSALAFLIIFAASAAIIRDTRRTARTIVDPIEELAEVARNDTEGGRGTRARTDEGPAEVRALAAAFNVLLDTRDDFEAGREEHVRRLEELDRQKDDFVSTVSHELRTPLASIVGYTEMLCDGDGGDLTPAQLRLVSVVQRNADRLRGLIEDLLTLSRIEARGLDIDHDRLRLDSVVDHVLESLRPVADRAGLALEERIDPAEVTGDALQLERAVTNLVSNAIKFTPEGGTVTVSLTADGGTATVTVADTGIGIPVAEHEHLGTRFFRSSTAQRGSIPGTGLGLSIVQAIAEGHDGDLDFDSAEGEGTTFRLTVPLHHPGGTGDADPTAGGPATA, from the coding sequence GTGAGGGAGGACGGGATCCCCGCGGACTCCGGCCCGCCCGCCCAGAAGGTCTCCGAGGTCCTCCGCCGCAAGAGCCGCAGCATGCTGATCCTCGTGGTGGTGATCGCGCTGCTGGGGCCTGCGCTCCTCCTGGTCCAGTTCTACTTCTCCCAACGCACCAGCACGGTCTACACGCCGGCCGTCGACACCACCAGCCGGTTGGTCATCGCCATGCGCTGGGCCCAGTCGGATCTGCGGATGGACCGTGCGTACGGCCTCCCCGGCGCGGAGGACAGGTTGCGGGTGCGCGAGACGGACTCGCGGGAGGCCCTGGCCGAGCTGCAGCGTCTGGTCGGGGACGACGACGCCTTCTCCCCCGCCCTCGGCAAGCTCACCGCCGCGTCCGAATCGTGGTGGCGGTACGCGGACACCGTCGTCGGGACGACGCCCGAGCTCGCCGCCGGGGAGTCCCCCCTCAGCCAGCAGGAGAACATCGACGCCGTCATGGACTTCACGGCGATGGTCACCGCCGCCGACACGCTGCTCTCCGCCGCCAAGGACAAGCGGGCCGAGATGCGCGACTGGCGGACGGTGACGCTGTGGAGTGGGTCGGCACTGGCCTTCCTGATCATTTTCGCGGCCTCCGCCGCGATCATCCGCGACACCCGTCGGACCGCCCGGACGATCGTCGATCCCATCGAGGAGCTCGCCGAGGTGGCCCGGAACGACACCGAGGGGGGTCGCGGCACCCGGGCCCGGACCGACGAGGGCCCCGCGGAGGTCCGCGCTCTCGCCGCGGCCTTCAACGTGCTCCTGGACACGCGCGACGACTTCGAGGCGGGCCGGGAGGAACACGTCCGCCGACTCGAGGAACTGGACCGCCAGAAGGACGACTTCGTCTCCACCGTCAGCCACGAACTCCGCACGCCGCTGGCCTCGATCGTCGGCTACACCGAGATGCTCTGCGACGGGGACGGCGGCGACCTCACCCCCGCCCAACTCCGCCTGGTCTCCGTGGTGCAGCGCAACGCGGACCGGCTGAGGGGGCTCATCGAGGATCTGCTGACCCTCAGCCGGATCGAGGCGAGGGGTCTCGACATCGACCACGACCGGCTTCGTCTCGATTCCGTGGTGGACCACGTCCTCGAGTCACTCAGGCCCGTGGCCGACCGCGCCGGACTCGCCCTCGAGGAGCGGATCGACCCTGCCGAGGTCACCGGCGACGCTCTTCAACTCGAGCGGGCGGTGACCAACCTGGTGAGCAACGCGATCAAGTTCACCCCGGAGGGCGGGACGGTCACCGTGTCCCTCACCGCGGACGGCGGCACGGCGACCGTCACCGTGGCCGACACCGGCATCGGCATCCCCGTGGCCGAGCACGAACACCTGGGCACCCGCTTCTTCCGGTCGAGCACCGCCCAGCGCGGGTCGATCCCCGGCACCGGTCTGGGCCTGAGCATCGTCCAGGCGATCGCGGAAGGCCACGACGGCGACCTGGACTTCGACTCGGCGGAGGGTGAAGGCACCACCTTCCGGCTGACCGTGCCGCTGCACCACCCCGGCGGCACCGGGGACGCCGACCCCACGGCCGGCGGCCCCGCTACAGCTTGA
- a CDS encoding glycosyltransferase family 2 protein — translation MIETLRVAIATLLDLIAWPILFYFLLINSSYLVLVIAAAVDFRSTRRRRRHSGRVERLGSHTAPGVSVVVPAYNEEAGVVEATRSLLGLRYHRHEVIVVNDGSSDGTLRALTEAFDLVRADREVPHDIPTRQVPRGLYVPRDGYTRLTVIDKPNSGRSDSVNVGINTAVEDLIICVDGDSLLDPDALLIVTEPFADDPLRTVATGGVVRVANGCTIRSGQIVDVRMPRNLLAQIQALEYLRSFFLGRSGWSKLRALILISGAFGCFRRDLLVEVGGLDPDSIGEDFELVMRLHRLLRERDQDYQVTFVPEPVCWTEVPETLAVLGKQRARWHRGLWETLVKHRVMFGNPRYGRAGTLAVPYYWAFELFAPLIEAVGLVLMVLGFVLGLVNPTTFWLFLAVAYGYAIVVALTAAAVDEVYFSRYHRFGSMLSLIASSVLENIGYRQLHVIWRLRGWWQALRGSEQQWGVMTRRGFTTEGAS, via the coding sequence GTGATCGAGACACTCCGCGTGGCGATCGCGACGCTGCTGGATCTGATCGCCTGGCCCATCCTCTTCTACTTCCTGCTCATCAACTCCTCGTACCTGGTGCTCGTGATCGCCGCTGCCGTGGATTTCCGCAGCACGCGGCGTCGTCGTCGTCATTCCGGTCGTGTCGAACGTCTCGGCAGCCACACGGCGCCGGGGGTCTCCGTGGTCGTCCCCGCCTACAACGAAGAGGCCGGCGTCGTCGAGGCCACCCGGTCGCTCCTCGGGCTGCGCTACCACCGCCACGAGGTGATCGTCGTCAACGACGGGTCCTCCGACGGAACACTGCGCGCCCTCACGGAGGCGTTCGACCTGGTCCGCGCGGACCGAGAGGTACCCCACGACATACCGACCCGCCAGGTCCCGCGCGGTCTCTACGTCCCCCGCGACGGCTACACCCGCCTCACCGTCATCGACAAACCCAACTCGGGGCGCTCGGATTCCGTCAACGTCGGCATCAACACCGCCGTCGAGGACCTCATCATCTGTGTCGACGGCGATTCCCTGCTGGACCCCGATGCGCTGCTCATCGTCACCGAACCGTTCGCCGACGACCCGCTACGCACCGTTGCCACCGGTGGGGTCGTGCGCGTCGCCAACGGCTGCACCATCCGGTCCGGGCAGATCGTCGACGTCAGAATGCCCCGTAATCTCCTCGCCCAGATCCAGGCGCTGGAATACCTGCGGTCGTTCTTCCTCGGCCGCTCCGGGTGGTCCAAGCTGCGGGCCCTCATTCTCATCTCCGGCGCCTTCGGGTGCTTCCGTCGGGATCTGCTCGTCGAGGTCGGTGGACTCGACCCGGACTCCATCGGCGAGGACTTCGAACTGGTCATGCGTCTCCACCGCCTGCTCCGCGAGCGCGATCAGGACTACCAGGTGACATTCGTGCCCGAACCGGTGTGCTGGACCGAAGTCCCCGAGACGCTGGCGGTCCTCGGGAAGCAGCGCGCGCGCTGGCACCGCGGGCTCTGGGAGACGTTGGTCAAACACCGCGTGATGTTCGGCAATCCGCGATACGGACGGGCCGGCACGCTCGCCGTGCCCTACTACTGGGCCTTTGAACTGTTCGCGCCCCTCATCGAGGCGGTCGGCCTGGTGCTCATGGTCCTGGGGTTCGTCCTGGGCCTGGTCAATCCCACCACCTTCTGGTTGTTCCTCGCCGTGGCCTACGGGTATGCGATCGTCGTCGCGCTCACCGCCGCCGCGGTAGACGAGGTGTACTTCTCTCGTTACCACCGGTTCGGGAGCATGCTCTCCCTCATCGCCTCGTCGGTCCTGGAGAACATCGGCTACCGCCAACTCCACGTGATCTGGCGCCTTCGGGGCTGGTGGCAGGCACTGCGCGGGAGCGAACAGCAGTGGGGCGTCATGACGCGCCGCGGCTTCACCACGGAGGGGGCGTCGTGA
- a CDS encoding HEAT repeat domain-containing protein: MLPSYDDPSPSLLDDVAPEVASGVLTTSLWVLVATIGILVVVMFWAHAARVSRGRRVERILRPIRPRLLALAADEEPDDEPPGRLGRYRARVVDRAVLDLLGKVRGGAVTALVDILDGHGTVDGALRGVRSLSATTRARSAQVLGATRRPEHAAPLAGLLRDRDRAVRSTAVRALGVLGDATYADAVLRAVREDGGISGVPSYVAADALLAMGDDVREAVRRGLDDPDPGVRYVAATVAARGGMASLLPRLLHLFRTDRDERVRAAAARTLGMIGDARVIDDLGRALGAHEPAAVRLATATALGELGAPAAIPPLRTVLADPDRRLAEVAAGALASLGRRGEAVLVDALERGTIPPEISVRDTSMVSEDDLAALASLGAVTAIGIRERRPELYDLATSTRRAGELTRHDEEPTP, encoded by the coding sequence GTGCTGCCCTCGTATGACGACCCGTCCCCCTCCCTGCTCGACGATGTCGCGCCGGAGGTGGCGTCCGGCGTCCTGACCACCTCGCTGTGGGTGCTCGTCGCCACCATCGGCATCCTGGTGGTGGTGATGTTCTGGGCCCACGCGGCCCGGGTCAGCCGCGGCCGTCGCGTCGAGCGGATCCTCCGCCCGATCCGGCCCCGGCTGCTCGCGCTCGCCGCGGACGAGGAGCCGGACGACGAGCCCCCCGGGAGGCTGGGCCGATACCGGGCGCGGGTGGTCGACCGCGCGGTACTCGACCTGCTCGGCAAGGTCCGTGGCGGTGCCGTCACCGCGCTGGTCGACATCCTCGACGGGCACGGCACCGTCGACGGTGCACTCCGTGGTGTTCGCTCGTTGTCGGCCACCACCAGGGCCCGCTCGGCACAGGTGCTCGGGGCGACGCGGCGGCCCGAGCACGCGGCCCCCCTGGCGGGGCTGCTCAGGGACCGCGACCGCGCCGTGCGTTCGACCGCCGTGCGCGCCCTCGGGGTGCTCGGTGACGCGACCTACGCCGACGCGGTGCTGCGCGCGGTGCGCGAGGACGGGGGCATCTCCGGGGTGCCCTCCTACGTCGCCGCGGACGCCCTGTTGGCCATGGGCGACGACGTCCGCGAGGCGGTGCGGCGCGGCCTCGACGACCCGGACCCCGGCGTGCGGTACGTCGCCGCCACCGTCGCGGCCCGCGGCGGAATGGCCTCCCTGCTGCCCCGCCTCCTGCACCTGTTCCGCACCGACCGGGACGAGCGGGTACGTGCGGCCGCCGCGCGCACGCTCGGGATGATCGGGGACGCCCGCGTCATCGACGACCTCGGGCGGGCCCTCGGGGCCCACGAGCCGGCGGCCGTGCGACTGGCCACCGCCACCGCCCTCGGTGAACTGGGCGCCCCGGCCGCGATCCCGCCCCTGCGGACCGTTCTGGCCGATCCCGACCGGAGACTGGCTGAGGTGGCCGCCGGCGCGCTCGCCTCCCTCGGCCGGAGGGGCGAGGCCGTCCTCGTCGACGCCCTGGAACGCGGCACCATCCCGCCGGAGATCTCCGTCCGGGACACCTCGATGGTGTCGGAGGACGACCTGGCCGCGCTCGCCTCGCTGGGGGCGGTGACCGCCATCGGCATCCGGGAGCGCAGGCCCGAACTGTACGACCTCGCCACGAGTACTCGGCGGGCCGGCGAACTCACCCGTCACGACGAGGAGCCCACCCCGTGA
- a CDS encoding response regulator transcription factor, producing the protein MTGTGPRVVIADDDDDIRELVAFKLENAGYEIRTARDGVEALEAITSFTPSLAILDIMMPGLSGLDVLRRLRDGEGPESCRVLLLTARARDAEVDAGFAAGADDYVIKPFSPRELLRRVDALLGR; encoded by the coding sequence GTGACAGGTACCGGGCCGCGGGTCGTGATCGCCGACGACGACGACGACATCCGTGAGCTCGTCGCCTTCAAGCTCGAGAACGCCGGATACGAGATCCGCACGGCCCGGGACGGGGTGGAGGCGCTCGAGGCGATCACGAGCTTCACCCCGTCACTGGCAATCCTCGACATCATGATGCCGGGCCTGTCCGGACTCGATGTCCTCCGACGCCTCCGCGACGGGGAGGGGCCGGAGAGCTGCCGCGTCCTGTTGCTCACGGCCCGCGCGCGTGACGCCGAGGTCGACGCGGGGTTCGCTGCAGGAGCCGACGACTACGTGATCAAGCCCTTCAGCCCCCGGGAGCTGCTGCGCCGCGTCGACGCGTTGCTCGGCCGATAG
- a CDS encoding crotonase/enoyl-CoA hydratase family protein, producing the protein MTSVDTPEDQHLLTERRGHVLIVTMNRPEARNALSGPMMRGMEAAWDLVDSDPDIRACILTGAGGFFCAGADLKAMNKDAPGDKFAGGGWDLTRLPALLKGRRLSKPLIAAVEGPAIAGGTEILQGTDIRVAGRSAKFGVSEARWGLYPLGGSAVRLVRQIPYTVAMEVLMTGRHLTAEEAERFGLIGHVVDDGSALDKALEIADLIAANGPLAVQGMIETIRRTEGMHEEEAFTVDAEVGGRVFASADAKEGPRAFAEKRRPEFRGE; encoded by the coding sequence ATGACCAGCGTCGACACCCCCGAGGACCAGCACCTGCTCACCGAGCGGCGGGGGCACGTCCTGATCGTCACCATGAATCGCCCCGAGGCCAGGAACGCCCTGTCCGGGCCGATGATGCGGGGCATGGAGGCCGCCTGGGACCTGGTGGACTCCGACCCCGACATCCGGGCGTGCATCCTCACCGGGGCGGGCGGGTTCTTCTGCGCGGGCGCCGACCTCAAGGCCATGAACAAGGACGCACCGGGGGACAAGTTCGCCGGCGGCGGCTGGGACCTGACCCGCCTGCCCGCCCTGCTCAAGGGGCGCCGCCTGAGCAAGCCGCTCATCGCCGCGGTCGAGGGGCCGGCCATCGCCGGCGGGACCGAGATCCTGCAGGGCACCGACATCCGCGTCGCCGGGCGATCGGCCAAGTTCGGCGTCTCGGAGGCGCGGTGGGGCCTGTACCCGCTCGGCGGCTCGGCGGTCCGGCTCGTGCGCCAGATCCCGTACACCGTCGCGATGGAGGTCCTCATGACGGGCCGCCACCTCACCGCGGAGGAGGCCGAACGGTTCGGACTCATCGGGCACGTGGTCGACGACGGGTCGGCCCTCGACAAGGCACTGGAGATCGCCGACCTCATCGCGGCGAACGGCCCCCTGGCCGTCCAGGGGATGATCGAGACCATCCGTCGCACCGAGGGGATGCACGAGGAGGAGGCGTTCACGGTCGACGCCGAGGTCGGTGGACGGGTCTTCGCGTCGGCTGACGCCAAGGAGGGGCCGCGGGCCTTCGCGGAGAAGCGCAGGCCCGAGTTCCGGGGAGAGTGA
- a CDS encoding acyl-CoA synthetase, whose amino-acid sequence MAYTIGDLVEHSVDRVPDRLVLVQGDRELSFRELEDRANRLAHHLQSVGVGPDDKVAVYSRNTIEAVEAMVAIFKIRAVMVNVNFRYVPAELEYLLDNSDAVAVIHERRYSETLAEALPRTPGVRHCLVVEDGTDGPDPVVPESVSVAHYEDALAAQSPERDFGERSNDDIYMLYTGGTTGSPKGVMWRQEDVFMVLGGGIDFLTGERVADEWELANKAVEGGVLVRAALPPLIHGGAQWAILMALFAGHTSVLIPEFDAETVWQTVTDRKINLLFITGDAMARPMIEAWDAEKYDPSSLFYIGSSAALFSPSVKDQFIEAFPNAMISDSIGSSETGFSGIALAEKGKTHTGGPRVKIDGETTVLDDDGNEIQPGSDVIGKVARTGHIPLGYYKDEAKTAATFKTYNGKRYSIPGDDARVESDGTVTMLGRGSVSINTGGEKVHPEEVEAALKTHPDVFDALVIGVPDERMGHKVAAVLHTRDGKCPPIEEINEHARKEIARYKCPRALWVETSVKRNPAGKPDYRWAADIAASRPADDSQEISK is encoded by the coding sequence ATGGCGTACACCATCGGAGATCTCGTAGAACACAGCGTGGACCGCGTCCCCGACCGGCTCGTGCTCGTCCAGGGTGACCGTGAGCTCAGCTTTCGGGAGTTGGAGGACCGTGCCAACCGGCTCGCCCACCACCTGCAGTCGGTGGGGGTGGGACCGGACGACAAGGTCGCGGTGTACAGCCGCAACACCATCGAGGCCGTCGAGGCCATGGTCGCGATCTTCAAGATTCGCGCGGTCATGGTCAACGTGAACTTCCGTTACGTGCCGGCCGAGCTCGAGTACCTGCTGGACAACTCCGACGCCGTCGCGGTCATCCACGAGCGCCGCTACTCGGAGACCCTGGCCGAGGCGCTGCCCAGGACCCCGGGGGTCCGGCATTGCCTCGTGGTCGAGGACGGGACCGACGGGCCGGACCCGGTCGTGCCCGAGAGCGTCTCGGTGGCGCACTACGAGGACGCCCTGGCCGCACAGTCCCCCGAGCGGGACTTCGGCGAGCGGTCGAACGACGACATCTACATGCTCTACACCGGCGGCACCACGGGGTCGCCGAAGGGGGTCATGTGGCGTCAGGAGGACGTGTTCATGGTCCTCGGCGGGGGCATCGACTTCCTCACGGGGGAGCGGGTCGCCGACGAGTGGGAGCTGGCGAACAAGGCCGTCGAGGGCGGCGTGCTGGTGCGGGCCGCACTGCCCCCGCTCATCCACGGCGGCGCCCAGTGGGCGATCCTCATGGCCCTGTTCGCCGGGCACACCAGCGTGCTCATCCCGGAGTTCGACGCCGAGACGGTCTGGCAGACGGTCACGGACCGCAAGATCAACCTGCTGTTCATCACCGGGGACGCGATGGCGCGCCCGATGATCGAGGCCTGGGACGCGGAGAAGTACGACCCCTCGTCGCTCTTCTACATCGGGTCCTCGGCCGCCCTCTTCTCGCCGTCGGTCAAGGACCAGTTCATCGAGGCCTTCCCCAACGCGATGATCTCCGACTCGATCGGGTCCTCCGAGACGGGCTTCTCGGGCATCGCCCTGGCGGAGAAGGGCAAGACCCACACCGGCGGTCCGCGCGTGAAGATCGACGGCGAGACCACCGTCCTGGACGACGACGGCAACGAGATCCAACCCGGATCGGATGTCATCGGCAAGGTGGCCCGCACCGGTCACATCCCGCTGGGGTACTACAAGGACGAGGCCAAGACCGCGGCGACGTTCAAGACGTACAACGGCAAGCGCTACTCCATCCCCGGCGACGACGCCCGGGTCGAGTCCGACGGCACCGTCACGATGCTCGGCCGGGGATCGGTGTCCATCAACACCGGCGGCGAGAAGGTGCACCCGGAGGAGGTCGAGGCGGCACTCAAGACCCATCCCGACGTGTTCGACGCCCTGGTGATCGGGGTGCCGGACGAGCGGATGGGCCACAAGGTCGCGGCCGTGCTGCACACCCGTGACGGCAAGTGCCCGCCCATCGAGGAGATCAACGAGCACGCGCGCAAGGAGATCGCCCGCTACAAGTGCCCGCGCGCGTTGTGGGTCGAGACCTCGGTCAAGCGCAATCCCGCGGGCAAGCCCGACTACCGGTGGGCCGCGGACATCGCCGCGTCCCGCCCCGCAGACGACAGCCAGGAGATCAGCAAGTGA
- a CDS encoding nitronate monooxygenase family protein has product MRTSLAEEFGIEYPVFAFTPSKAVAAAVTRAGGMGVLGCVRYNDAAELDEVLTWMDENTDGKPYGVDIVMPNKVPTEGSPADIAAMIPEEHKAFVSRVLDDLGVPPLGDDAEHNAGVIGWLHSVAQSHVEMSLKHRPVLIANALGSPPKHIIDLAHENGMKVAALAGATKHALAHVDNGVDIVIAQGGEAGGHTGDVATMVLVPEIVKALGGRAPVLAAGGIGDGTQVASVIGMGAQGAWMGSRWLTAAEYAEDGGSQAMQKALVAATSRDTVRTRIYSGKPARLLKSKWTEAWAAADAPDPLPMPLQNILVAEAHQRISEAQDPEVVAMPAGQIIGSLEGVVPVAETMAQIVSEYEAAVERLRATLA; this is encoded by the coding sequence ATTCGCACTTCCCTCGCGGAGGAATTCGGGATCGAGTACCCGGTATTCGCCTTCACCCCGTCCAAGGCGGTCGCGGCCGCGGTGACCCGTGCCGGCGGCATGGGCGTACTCGGGTGCGTCCGCTACAACGACGCCGCCGAGCTCGACGAGGTGCTCACCTGGATGGACGAGAACACCGATGGCAAGCCCTACGGTGTGGACATCGTCATGCCCAACAAGGTGCCCACCGAGGGCAGTCCCGCCGACATCGCCGCGATGATCCCGGAGGAGCACAAGGCGTTCGTCTCCAGGGTCCTCGATGATCTCGGGGTGCCGCCGCTCGGGGACGACGCGGAGCACAACGCCGGCGTGATCGGGTGGCTCCACTCGGTCGCCCAGTCGCACGTCGAGATGTCGCTCAAGCACCGGCCGGTACTCATCGCCAACGCCCTGGGGTCGCCGCCGAAGCACATCATCGACCTCGCCCACGAGAACGGGATGAAGGTCGCCGCCCTCGCCGGCGCCACCAAGCACGCCCTGGCCCACGTGGACAACGGCGTCGACATCGTGATCGCCCAGGGCGGCGAGGCCGGCGGTCACACCGGCGACGTCGCCACCATGGTGCTGGTGCCGGAGATCGTCAAGGCCCTGGGCGGTCGCGCCCCGGTGCTGGCCGCGGGTGGCATCGGCGACGGCACCCAGGTCGCGTCCGTGATCGGGATGGGCGCGCAGGGCGCCTGGATGGGGTCCCGCTGGCTCACCGCCGCCGAGTACGCCGAGGACGGCGGCTCGCAGGCCATGCAGAAGGCGCTCGTCGCCGCCACCAGCCGCGACACCGTCCGTACCCGGATCTACTCCGGCAAGCCCGCGCGGCTGCTCAAGAGCAAGTGGACGGAGGCGTGGGCGGCCGCCGACGCGCCGGACCCGCTGCCCATGCCGCTGCAGAACATCCTCGTCGCGGAGGCCCACCAGCGGATCTCCGAGGCGCAGGACCCCGAGGTCGTGGCCATGCCCGCAGGCCAGATCATCGGCTCCCTCGAGGGCGTGGTGCCCGTGGCCGAGACGATGGCGCAGATCGTCTCCGAGTACGAGGCGGCCGTCGAGCGGCTGCGCGCGACCCTGGCCTGA
- a CDS encoding recombinase family protein, whose protein sequence is METTDSENIVEGKQKPARRSSRPRGQRVAYVRVSAADQNEARQLQAVGECDRIYVEKESGRSRTGREKLAECIGYLRDGDELVVASMDRLARSLVDLKQIVGEITAKGASVEFVHERATYAAGGGAGAVHRRSLDAR, encoded by the coding sequence GTGGAGACGACGGACTCGGAGAACATCGTCGAGGGGAAACAGAAGCCGGCCCGCCGATCGTCACGGCCACGCGGACAGCGGGTGGCGTACGTGCGAGTGTCCGCCGCCGACCAGAACGAAGCTCGCCAGCTCCAAGCGGTGGGGGAGTGCGACCGGATTTATGTAGAAAAGGAGTCGGGGCGATCGCGTACTGGCCGAGAGAAGCTCGCTGAGTGCATCGGGTACCTGCGAGACGGTGACGAGCTTGTTGTTGCTTCGATGGACCGACTCGCTCGCTCCTTGGTCGACCTCAAGCAGATCGTGGGTGAGATCACCGCCAAGGGCGCGAGCGTGGAGTTCGTCCACGAACGGGCCACCTACGCCGCCGGCGGTGGTGCTGGTGCTGTTCATCGCCGCTCACTCGATGCTCGGTAG
- a CDS encoding cadmium resistance transporter, translating to MILSSALQAIGLFIATNIDDIIVLSLFFARGAGQRGTTARILAGQYLGFAGILGVAVLVSLGAGVFLPPQAIPYFGLIPLGLGLWAAWQAWRGDDDDDDAKVEGKNVAVWTVAGVTFANGGDNIGVYVPVFLNVGPGAVVAYCIVFLVLVAGLVGLARFVATRRPIAEVLERWEHILFPIVLIGLGAFILISGGAFGL from the coding sequence GTGATCCTGTCCTCGGCCCTGCAGGCGATCGGCCTGTTCATTGCCACCAATATCGACGACATCATCGTCCTGTCGCTGTTTTTCGCCCGCGGAGCAGGCCAACGCGGAACCACCGCACGCATTCTGGCCGGCCAGTATCTCGGGTTCGCCGGCATCCTCGGCGTGGCTGTGCTCGTCTCCCTGGGCGCGGGAGTCTTCCTGCCCCCGCAGGCCATCCCTTACTTCGGGCTGATCCCACTGGGCTTGGGACTGTGGGCCGCGTGGCAGGCCTGGCGCGGGGACGATGATGACGACGATGCAAAGGTCGAGGGCAAGAACGTCGCCGTGTGGACCGTGGCCGGCGTAACCTTCGCCAACGGTGGAGACAACATCGGCGTTTACGTCCCCGTCTTTCTCAACGTGGGCCCGGGAGCCGTGGTCGCCTACTGCATCGTGTTCCTGGTGCTGGTGGCGGGACTGGTGGGCCTGGCAAGGTTCGTCGCCACCCGCCGACCGATCGCCGAAGTCCTGGAGCGCTGGGAACACATCCTGTTCCCGATTGTCCTGATCGGCCTAGGCGCCTTCATTCTGATCAGCGGCGGAGCATTCGGACTCTGA